DNA from Candidatus Poribacteria bacterium:
TTACACGAACACGAATTCTTTGAAAACTTACCGCACAACCGATTCGATATTGTGAGTAAGGACATATTTGGGCCGTTCACTGAAGATTTATTGAGGAAACTGACCAATATCCCCGGCCTGAAGTTCATAGAACAACTTGAGACAGAACTGCCGACCGTTGAGATACGGCGTATGGATACTTTGTCAAAGGCAGAGGTAAGCGGTAAAGAAGTTTTGGTGCATATTGAGTTCCAAGTGAGTCGTGAGAGTGCCCCAGAAATACTAAAGCGTAAGGTTGGCTATTTCGGAAGGTGCTTTGAAAGATATGGCTTGCCGATTTTATCTTTTACTATCTATCTCCGTTCAGATGCCGGTGGAAATGACCCGGGCGAGTATAGCCAAGATTTTCCCGGACACAATGTGCTAATAGAGTATCAAGTGGTCCGGTTGAGCGAGTTCGATGGACAATCCATTTTTGACACGGATCAGACCAGTCTGGTGGCGTTTACGCCGTTGATGCAACCCCCGGAGGGCGTATCCGAGGTTGGATGGATTGAGCAGTGTCATAAAATGACACTTGCCCTCCCACTTGCTCCGGATCTACAGAATAATTTATTGATATGGCAATGGATTTTGAGCGGTTTGATCGTCAATCCTGCCGAAATTCGTCATCTGTTGGAGGGACCTATGTTAGAATCATCAACTTACCGATACATCCTACAGCAAGGTATCGAGCAAGGTATCGAGCAAGGCGCACGAGAAAGCACTATTGAAGGCATTCTTGAAGCCTTGGAGATTCAATTCCGCGGGAGCGGTGCGCAAACATTAAAGCCGATGCTTGAATCCATTGAAGAGTTACAGCGTCTCAAAGATTTGCGACGCGCAGTGTTGCAGGTAAATAGCCTTGATGAATTCAAAACCCTTTTGGCATCAAATGGGAGTTGAACCTGCGTAGGAGAAATATGTATTCCTGTTTGTAGGGAACCCTCTCTTATCCTCTATTATTTAACAAAAACAGAGGATGTGGAGGTCTATCTTGAACGCGTGAGACAACTTGACGAGGCAGCAGAGCGGAAACAACTGCGGAATCCGCCACCTTTCGTCGTTGAATTGCGGGAACGTTTCGCGAAGGTTTCCCAAGAATTGCTTGAAGCGAAAAGAAAACCTACCAAATCGGCAGATGTTCTATGAGGCCTCGGTTTCTCCTCTAAAGGAATTGTGCAAATGTTATGAGAAACTTAGAAACAGTATGGTGCTGCCAGCACTCGCGTTCTCAACCTCGTTATCCGCGCTTCACATTGTGTCCTGAATGTCGTCCGGAAGCACCACATGAAGCCATAGTCGTAGAAGCAGTTGTCAACTATTTCTCCAAACCTGAGTTTCGGGAATTTTTTATTGAAACAGAACGTGAAATTCAGATAGGTTCTGACACTCGCCGACCAGATGTCGTACTTATGGACAGCAAAGGAAGTTTCACTGCGATTGTAGAGTGCAAGAAGAGCGGAATTGTATCTTATGGTCGTGGGCAGTTGAAGTCCTATCTCTGTGCAACGGATACACAATTTGGTGTTTTTGCTAATAGTATATATCCCTACGATTGGGAATTTTGTGAGAATTTGAGGGGGAACCGGTTCAGAGACATTAAGCGAGAGCAATTTGAGACAGAGGTTGGTGTAGAACGGTCAATAGAACAGATAACCCCAGAAGAAAACAAATTCAAAAGTGACTGGCCAACTCGAGCTGGATTTGCAAGGAGGCGAGAGAAGGCTAAACGCGCAAATCGGCAAGATGTATAAACAAGTTGGAGAACAGGACAAGAGATAAAACTTATGCAAACCCAGCTTAAACGCATCCATTGACACAACATAAGAGAGGTTATATGTGCCAACTGTTCATAGTGTTAGTGACATAACAAGTATATTATCAGACATCATACAGAGTGAATCTATACTTCAAGATATCAGGGTACAGGGTGAAGTGTTAGTAGATGGTCCACCGAATGTCTTTTGGCTTAGGCATGGAGAAAACAAGATTAGGTGTTTTATACCTGGTAACAACACGGTTCAATTTGAATTTTTGTTGAGAGCAGGAAACACAGTGGTTGTGAACGGGAAAATTGCGCTTTTTTCCTCATTTAGTCAATATCAGATTCTCGTTAACACCGTAGCAGAGTTTGAATCCATCAGTAGGCAAGGAATCCAACCGATTAGCGTAAGTAAAATAACGACAAACCTACAAAGTATAATTGAAACTGCTGATTCACTTAGAAACATGCATGTACAAGGTGAAATCTCTGATACACATTCGCAAGATGGAATCCCTGATATACATTTGGAACTTTGCGACGATGCAGGTAAAGCGACAGCTGGTCTGCCAACAATTAAATGTGTTTCCACAGATGTCGAATTGCCACAAGTGAATTTAGGAAACGAAGTATGCTTACGAGGAAAAGTTAGCATTTATCCTCAAAAGAGCCTGTATCAGGTTGATATTGGCTCAATGGAGTTAGTCCCTTCTAGAGATAGAAAAGCACGGTGCCAGTGCTCCGGTTGTGAGCAATGTTTACCCTTATTGGGAAATAACCATCGGTGTAATCGCTCTCCCAATCCGCTCCTGTGTCCCAAGTGTTATGCAGTCAACCCAAATTCCGAAAATGAAGTGGTAGAGGCCGTTGACCTTTATTTTTCTTCAAAAAAGTTCCAAGGATTTTCTACAAAGAAAGAATGTGAGATTCAGTTTGGTTCTCGCGAAGGTAAAGCCGACGTTGTGCTGGTTGATAGGAACGAAAGTTTCGCAGCGATTGTGGAGTGCAAGGGTACTGGATTTGTAGGTCGCGGAATTGAACAGTTGAAGTCTTACCTCTGTGCAACCGATACACGCTTTGGAATTTTTGCAAATATGACAGATCCCAAACAGTGGAAATTTTATGAGAATCGGCAACGAAACCGATTTGATCCCATTACGCGCGATCAATTTGAGGATGGGGTTGTCAAAAGCGTAATCTTTCGTAAACGATTTAAGGATGAAATCAAATCCTTAGAATCCAGTCGTAACCAGTTGAAAAGCGAAATTGGCGATTTGAAAACTAAAAAAACTGAGGTCACGACAGACGTTAGGCAGGAAAGTCTAAAACTAGATGCCCTGAAACAGGCGATAGAATCCGATAGAGCGCACAACCAAGACTTGAAATCTATTCAGAAACATCTGAGCGACGAAATTGGTCAGTTAAGAGCAGATAAAGCCGGATTGGAAACTGAAATTGGTGAACTTGAGGAAAAAGAGCGCGGACTGCATGCTTCGCGCAAACAGTGGAAGGAGAAAATTCAGCAGTTTGAAATATTCCTCTTGGACATGAAAGGCGATCTATTAGACTCGGAACCGTCCCCACAGTCTGAAGACAACGTTGATCCACAGAAAACTCGTGGAGAAAAAAAACAGAGCTTCATGAGAAGACTCAAAAACCTACTTTCAAAGGAGAACGAATGATTTCATTATCGCAACGGAGTCAAAACGTAACGCCATCGTCCACTTTGGCGATCACCGCGAAAATCAACGCGTTGATCGCTGATGGCGTAGATGTCGTCAAATTCGGTGCAGGCGAACCCGATTTTGACACACCCGATTATATCAAAGACGCTGCAATCGCTGCACTCAACGACGGGTTTACAAAATATACCCCTGTCCCCGGCACACCGGAACTTCGAGAGGCAATCACCGAGAAGTTCAAACGCGACAATGGGTTAAGTTACAGCCCATCCGAGGTCATCGTCTCCTGCGGTGCTAAGCATACCATCTATAACATCTTTCAAGCGATCTGTGATCCGGGCGATGAAGTCATTTTCGCCGCACCGTATTGGGTAAGTTATCCAGAACAGATTAAACTTGCAGGGGCAGTGCCGCGCGTCATTGAGACAACGCCAGCGCAAAACTTCTGCATGGCACCCGATCAAGTCGAAGCAGCGATAACCTCAAAGGCAAAGGCAATCCTCGTTAACAGTCCGAGCAACCCGACTGGCACAACCTACGATCTGGAAACACTCAAGGCAATCGCCGATCTTGCTGTCAAACACCAAATCTACCTCATCTCCGATGAAATTTATGAGGCACTCCTCTACGACGGTGCGACGCATCAGAGTCCGGCCTCCTTTAACGAGGAGACGAAAGCGATTACCTTTGTTGTCAACGGTGTTTCTAAAGCCTACTCGATGACAGGATGGCGGATTGGGTATACCGCCGGTCCCGAGGATGCGATCTCAGCAATGTCGCGTATCCAATCGCACAGCACCTCAAACCCGACATCCATTGCCCAGAAAGCCGCCGTTGTCGCATTGAACGAACGGCAGGATGCCGTTGAAGAGATGCGAAAAGCGTTTGAGGAACGCCGAGATGTGATCTGTCAACGTTTTGACGATATTGATGGGATTAGTTATGCCAGACCGCAGGGCGCGTTCTACATCTTCCCCGATTTTTCTGAACACTACGGTAGGACAATCGATGGGCAAAAGATCGAGAGTTCAATGGATATAACCGACTATCTGCTCAATTCAGCAGGTGTTGGTGTTGTACCGGGCGATGGTTTCGGTGCCGACAATCATTTGCGTCTCTCCTTCGCCACATCGTTGACGGAGATTAATCGCGGTTTAGATCGGATTAAAGAAGCGTTGAAATAAAGTTAACGCCTTGAGGAACGGATGGGCACAGCGGAAACTCTATTCCTGCAAGTAATAGCCCCAATAGACAGGAGATATTATCGTGGCAGAACAGACGACCCCAAACCTCGTCTTCGTTATCACGGACGACCAAGGATACGGCGATTTAGGATGTACCGGAAACCCCGTTATTAATACACCGAATCTGGACGCGTTAGCAGCAGAAAGCGTGCAACTGCAGAATCTACACGTCGGTCCGACCTGTTCACCAACACGAGCAGGGATTATGACGGGGCATTATTGCAACTCTACAGGTGTCTGGCATACCATCGGCGGACGCTCACTCCTTCGCAGCGACGAAGTCACGATGGCGGATATCTTCCGACGCAACGGCTATAAGACGGGTATGTTCGGGAAATGGCATCTCGGTGACAACTATCCCTTCCGTCCACACGACAGAGGCTTCGACGAAGCACTCTACCACGGCGGCGGCGGTATTAGTCAAACACCGGACTATTGGGGCAACGACTATTTCGACGACACCTATTTCCGCAACGGTTCGGAACAACCTTTTGATGGCTACTGCACCGATGTCTGGTTCCAAGAAGCGATGGCGTTTATTGAGAGGCAGGCTGAAGGTGGTGAGAACCGTCCGTTTTTCTGTTATCTCTCCACCAACGCGCCGCACGGTCCGTTCCGTGTTCCCGATGCTTACGGTGAGGTTTACAGACGGAAGGGTGTAGAAGGCGACCGTGCGAATTTCTGGGGTATGATCACCAATATCGACGACAATATGGCACGGATGCGTCATCATCTCCGAGTTTTGGGGCTTGAGGAAAACACTATCCTCATCTTTATGACCGACAACGGTTCAGCGGCTGGGTGCGACTTGGACGCGCAGCAGTTTGTCAGGGCAGGTTACAATGCGGGGATGCGCGGTAAAAAAGGGTCGCCGTATGAAGGCGGGCATCGCGTGCCGTTGTTCCTGCATTGGCCCGGCGGTGGCTTCACTGAAAAACACGAAGTGCATGAACTCACCGCGAACATTGACCTGCTCCCGACGCTGATAGACCTCTGCGATCTTGAAGTCTCCTCAAATGCGCACTTCCACGGCACCAGCATCGCACCCTTGCTGAGAAACGAAACGGAAGCGTGGGAAGAACGGGTTATCGTCACCGATTCGCAGCGCGTTGAAAATCCGATTAAGTGGAAAGACAGCGCGACGATGTCCCAGCAGTGGCGGCTCATCAACGGCACTGAACTCTACGATATACAGGCGGATCCCGGGCAACAGCACGATGTCGCCGATGAACACCCAGAAGTAGTTGTGGAACTCCGTGAGCATTATGAAGCGTGGTGGAAACTGGTTTCGGAGCGGTTTGATGAGGACTGTCCAATCGTCATCGGGACACAAAACGAACCCGTTACGTGCATCACAACACATGATTGGCACGGTGAAGCACACGCATGGAATCAGGGGATGATTCGCCGAGGCATGGAATGTAACGGCTATTGGGCGATTGAGGTGCCTGAAGATGGGGAATATAGTTTTGAATTGCGTCGGTGGCCCCTCGCTGAAGATAGGGCGATAACGGATGGCATCCCCGGTGAACACATCGATCTCTACAACGGTGGTAAGGCTCTTGCATTAACAGCAGCGAAGATCCGTATCGGGGATCAGATTGCGACAATAACGATTCCACCAGATGCGAAGGGTGTGACGTTTAGGCTCCATCTCACCGCGGGTCAGACACGCATGCACACCGAGTTCTCCGACGAAACCGGTGAGTTGGTAATTGGGGCGTATTACGTGTATGCGAAACGGGTGATTTGAAGGATAGGGTTCACTCGTAGACAGGAGAGGTTGCGACGCGGGAAAATAAGCGGGCGAGTTCATCTGTTGACACGCCGAGGTGTTCTTCAAGGTCTTTTTGGGTTAGTCCAAATTGGTGGACACCGAGGCTCTCTTCAAAGTTTTCCTGCGTCAACCTAAAATCGCGGTA
Protein-coding regions in this window:
- a CDS encoding type I restriction enzyme HsdR N-terminal domain-containing protein yields the protein MRNLETVWCCQHSRSQPRYPRFTLCPECRPEAPHEAIVVEAVVNYFSKPEFREFFIETEREIQIGSDTRRPDVVLMDSKGSFTAIVECKKSGIVSYGRGQLKSYLCATDTQFGVFANSIYPYDWEFCENLRGNRFRDIKREQFETEVGVERSIEQITPEENKFKSDWPTRAGFARRREKAKRANRQDV
- a CDS encoding exodeoxyribonuclease VII large subunit, which codes for MNGKIALFSSFSQYQILVNTVAEFESISRQGIQPISVSKITTNLQSIIETADSLRNMHVQGEISDTHSQDGIPDIHLELCDDAGKATAGLPTIKCVSTDVELPQVNLGNEVCLRGKVSIYPQKSLYQVDIGSMELVPSRDRKARCQCSGCEQCLPLLGNNHRCNRSPNPLLCPKCYAVNPNSENEVVEAVDLYFSSKKFQGFSTKKECEIQFGSREGKADVVLVDRNESFAAIVECKGTGFVGRGIEQLKSYLCATDTRFGIFANMTDPKQWKFYENRQRNRFDPITRDQFEDGVVKSVIFRKRFKDEIKSLESSRNQLKSEIGDLKTKKTEVTTDVRQESLKLDALKQAIESDRAHNQDLKSIQKHLSDEIGQLRADKAGLETEIGELEEKERGLHASRKQWKEKIQQFEIFLLDMKGDLLDSEPSPQSEDNVDPQKTRGEKKQSFMRRLKNLLSKENE
- a CDS encoding pyridoxal phosphate-dependent aminotransferase — translated: MSLSQRSQNVTPSSTLAITAKINALIADGVDVVKFGAGEPDFDTPDYIKDAAIAALNDGFTKYTPVPGTPELREAITEKFKRDNGLSYSPSEVIVSCGAKHTIYNIFQAICDPGDEVIFAAPYWVSYPEQIKLAGAVPRVIETTPAQNFCMAPDQVEAAITSKAKAILVNSPSNPTGTTYDLETLKAIADLAVKHQIYLISDEIYEALLYDGATHQSPASFNEETKAITFVVNGVSKAYSMTGWRIGYTAGPEDAISAMSRIQSHSTSNPTSIAQKAAVVALNERQDAVEEMRKAFEERRDVICQRFDDIDGISYARPQGAFYIFPDFSEHYGRTIDGQKIESSMDITDYLLNSAGVGVVPGDGFGADNHLRLSFATSLTEINRGLDRIKEALK
- a CDS encoding arylsulfatase encodes the protein MAEQTTPNLVFVITDDQGYGDLGCTGNPVINTPNLDALAAESVQLQNLHVGPTCSPTRAGIMTGHYCNSTGVWHTIGGRSLLRSDEVTMADIFRRNGYKTGMFGKWHLGDNYPFRPHDRGFDEALYHGGGGISQTPDYWGNDYFDDTYFRNGSEQPFDGYCTDVWFQEAMAFIERQAEGGENRPFFCYLSTNAPHGPFRVPDAYGEVYRRKGVEGDRANFWGMITNIDDNMARMRHHLRVLGLEENTILIFMTDNGSAAGCDLDAQQFVRAGYNAGMRGKKGSPYEGGHRVPLFLHWPGGGFTEKHEVHELTANIDLLPTLIDLCDLEVSSNAHFHGTSIAPLLRNETEAWEERVIVTDSQRVENPIKWKDSATMSQQWRLINGTELYDIQADPGQQHDVADEHPEVVVELREHYEAWWKLVSERFDEDCPIVIGTQNEPVTCITTHDWHGEAHAWNQGMIRRGMECNGYWAIEVPEDGEYSFELRRWPLAEDRAITDGIPGEHIDLYNGGKALALTAAKIRIGDQIATITIPPDAKGVTFRLHLTAGQTRMHTEFSDETGELVIGAYYVYAKRVI